DNA sequence from the Fusobacterium sp. SYSU M8D902 genome:
TCAAAGAAGTATTAGTCCTGATCCAATGTTAACAATGTTACAAGAAAAATTATCAGGAATTGAATTTGGTAAACCAGAAACATATCAAGGACAACTTAGGGAGATCCTAAAAAATAAAATGATTTTTGGTGTTGATCTAGAAGAGATAGGATTGGCAGAAACAGTAGAAAAATATTTTGTAGAAATGTTAGTAGGACCAGAAGCAGTAAATAATACTCTAAAAAAATACTTAAAGTAAGATTAGGAGGATAACCGTGAAAAAATTAAGATCATTTTTGAGTTTTACCTTACTAGTGATTTGTGCTCTAATTCTAACATCTTGTGGAAAAGAAGAAAATAAAAGAATAATAAGAATTTCACATAACCAAGCACAAGATCACCCAACAAATATAGGATTAATGGCTTTTGAAGAATTTATCGAAAGTAAACTTGGAGATAAGTATGACGTTCAAATATTTCCAAATGAATTGCTTGGATCACAAGTGAATACTGTTGAATTAACTCAAACAGGAGCAATAGATTTTGCTGTAGCAAGTAATGCTATTTTAGAAAGTTTTGATAATATCTATCAAATATTTAATCTTCCATATCTATTTGATAGCCCAGAACACTATCATACAGTTATGGATAATAAAGAATTAATTGAACCAATATTTACCTCTACAGAAAAATCAGGATTTGAAGCTGTAACTTGGTTAGATGCTGGAACAAGAAACTTTTATACAGTTAAAAAACCTATAAAAACTCCAGCTGATTTAAAAGGTTTAAAAATCAGAGTACAACAAAGTGCTTCTAATATAAGAATGATGGATCTATTTGGTGGAGCAGCTACTCCTATGGGATTTGGAGAAGTTTATACAGCTTTACAACAAAGTGTTATAGATGGTGCTGAGAATAATGAACTAGCTTTGACAAGTAATAAACATGGAGAAGTTGCAAAATTCTATTCATACAATATGCATCAAATGGTTCCTGATATTTTAATAGGAAATCTAAAATTCTTAAATAGCCTTTCTTCTCAAGAGAGAGAAATTTTTAACGAAGGTTTTATTTTAATCTCAAAGGTACAAAGAGATGCTTGGGAAGACTCTGTAGAAAAAGCTAAAATACATGCTGAAAAAGATATGAAAGTACAATTTATCTATCCAGATGTAGCTTTATTTAAAGAAAAAGTAATTCCACTTCATCAAGAAATCCTAGATGCTACTCCTAAATTAAAACCTATCTATGAACAGATACAAAAGATAGGAAAACAGATGAAGGAGGATAAATAATGGAAAATTTAAGAAATGGTTTAGATAAATTAATTCTTTTTATTTGTGTTGTTTTATTCATGTTTATGACAGCAGTGGGAACCTATCAAATATCAGTAAGATATATTTTTAAAGATCCTAGTACAATTTCAGAGGAGTTAATATCTTATTCTTTTGCTTGGATGTCAATGTTTGCTGCATCATATGTTTTTGGAAAAAGAGATCATATGCGTATGGTGTTTTTTGTTGAAAAATTTAATAAGAAGACACAATTATATATTGCTATTCTATGTGAAATTGTAATCTTATTATTTGCTTTTGGGGTATTAGTTTGTGGTGGAAAAGCAATAACAGAGTTAACTATGACACAAATATCTCCAGCTCTAAGAATATCAATGGGATATGTATACTCTGTACTTCCAACTTGTGGAATAATAACTTCAATATACAGTATTTTAAATATAAGAGATCTATTTATTAGATTGAAAGAGGAGGTATAATAGATGGTATTTACAACAGCTTTAATAATGTTTGTTGTCTTAATAGTAACTTTATTATTAGGATTTCCAATTGCTATAAGTATAGGAGTGTCTTCTATATTAGCTATACTTCCCTCTCTAGTTTTTGATAATACTTTAGTAACAGGTGCTCAAAGAATTTTTTCAGGAATATCTAACTTCACTTTAATAGCAATTCCCTTCTTTATATTAGCAGGAAATATAATGAATCAAGGTGGAATAGCTAAGAAATTAGTAGCCTTTGCCCAATCATTAACAGGAAGAATTCCAGGTTCATTAATGCAAACAAATATACTAGCCAATATGATGTTTGGAGCAATATCTGGATCAGCTACAGCTGCCTGTGCTGCAATGGGTGGAATTTTATTGCCAATGGAAGAGGAAGAGGGTTATGATAAAAAATTAGGTGCTACTGCCAATATAGCTAGTGCTCCTACAGGACTTTTGATTCCACCATCAAACTCTTTAATAGTGTATTCATTAGTTAGTGGTGGAACATCTGTAGCAGCACTATTTATGGCAGGATATATTCCTGGAATACTATGGGGATTAGGATGCATGATTCTAACTCTATATTTATGTAAATCTAAAGGAATGAAGGGAACTAATAACTTTAAACTTAAAGTTGTAGTGGCTACTTTTATAGATGCTTTACCATCTTTAGCACTAATAATAATAGTCATTGGTGGAATTATTAAAGGAATATTTACACCTACAGAAGGTTCAGTTGTTGCAGTTGTTTATACTCTACTTCTATCAATGTTATTCTATAGAACTATAACATTCAAACAACTGATCAATATTTTTTCTGAAAGTGCTAAAATGACTGGAATAATTGTATTTCTAATAGGAGTTTCAACTATAATGTCTTGGGTAATGGCATTCACAGGTGTTCCTCAAGCAATCTCAGATCTTATTTTAGGATTGACAAGTAATAAATACCTAATTTTACTATTAATGAATCTATTACTACTTTTTATTGGAACATTTATGGATGTAACTCCAGCGATACTAATTTTCACTCCAATATTTTTACCAATAGTAAAATCTTTTGGAATGAGTCCAGTACATTTTGGAATAATAATAGTTTTCAATCTTTGTATAGGAAATATAACTCCACCAGTAGGAAATACTCTATTTGTAGGAGTTAAAGTTGGTAAATTAAAAATAGAAGATGTAATGGGACAATTGATAAAATATTATGGAGTAATAATATTAGTTCTAATGTTAGTTACATATGTTCCAGCAATTTCAATGTATCTTCCTAAACTTGGTGGATTTATTAAATAGTAATTTCATAAAAACTTTATAAAAAAAGTTGATTGACCTTAGTTTTAAAGCTAAAGTTAATCAACTTTTTTATTTCTAAATAATTTTAAACATTCCATTCAAGAAGTTTGCTTAAAAATCTTTTCAACTCTGGTGTAGCTGGATTGGTAAAAACTTTAGAACTCTCTCCATACTCCAAAAGCTCACCATTGTAAAGGAAACATACCTTATCACAAGCATGTCTTGCAAATCCCATCTCATGGGTTACTATTATAAAATCTATTCCTTCAGATTTCAACTCTTTAATAACATCTAGAACTTCCACTGTATATTCTGGATCTAAAGCTGAAGTTGGCTCATCAAAAAGTAAAAATCTAGGTTTGAACGTTATTGCTCTTATAATACTTATTCTCTGTTTTTGTCCTCCAGAAAGTTCTGCTGGTCTCTTATTTATCTCATTTTGTAGTCCAAATCTTTCCAGATATTTTAAGGCTATCTCTTTTGCCTCTTCCAACTCATACCCATGTACATTTACAAGTGGATTTACAATGTTTTCTAAAACTGTCATATGTTTAAATAAGCCCTCTTGCTGAAATATAAAACCTATAGATCTCCTGTACTCCAAAAGCTCATTCTCATTAAAATTTAAAACTTTTCCATCTATCTCCACACTTCCATCTGTTGGCTCTATCAACCCAGCAATAATCTTTAAAAGAGTGGATTTTCCTCCCCCTGAGGGTCCTATTATAGCAAGTGATTTCACATCATCCTCAAAGTCAATTCCATTTAAAATTATATTGTTATCTGAGAATTTTTTAGATATATTTTGTAATTTAATTCTCATATTTAAATCTCCTTTCCAATTTTTCACTAATATATGAAAGAGGTAGAGTAAATACTAAGTATAAAACTCCCAATAATATATAGCATTCAAAGAGTTTAAAGTTCAATGAAGATATCTCTCTCATAGTTTGGGTTAACTCTATTATAGCTATTATAGAAAGTAGAGAGGAATCCTTTATTATTGAAGCAAACTGTCCTGTTAAAGCTGGGATAGTTTGAACTATCAATTGGGGAAGGATTACAAATTTTATTGTCTGTTTTTTAGTATAGCCTATTGCTCTAGCAATTTCAATCTGATTTTTATCAATAGATTCAAAACTCCCTCTTAAGATTTCAGCTATATATGCCCCTTCAAAAATGGATAAAATTAAAACTCCTGCCACAAAACGATTGTCAATTCCCCAAGCAGTACCTATTATATAGAAAAATAGATAAATCTGCATAATTAATGGTGTTCCTCTGATAAATTTTACATATAACAGACTAAAATATCTCAATATAATGAGATTACTTCTCTGAAATAGAAAAACTATTACTCCTATTAGGGAGCTTAATACAAAACTGCTTATACTTATATAAAAAGTTAGTAAAAATCCATCTAAAATTCTACCTTGAAACTGTTTTACAAAACTAAAGTCCAACTCTAGTCCTATTTTTTTTAATGAATAGTAGATTCCTATTCCAATGACTCCGATTAAAATTACAATATTTACTATAATTTTACCTAGTGAGTCCCTCTCCTTTTCAGTACTAAAAAAAACTCCTCTAAGCATTATTTTCACCATTCTTTAGGTCGAAAAACCACTGAAATCCCAACTCTTTAAAAGCTTTTCTCTCCTCAGGTAGATATTTTTCTGACAATCTCTCAAACCCACCATCTGAATAGAATTTCTCTATAAACTCATTCATTTTTATAACTAACTCTTCATTTCCTTTAGGAAAAGCTACTCCCCATTTTTCAGCCTCTTGAAACGGTATAAAAATAGCTTCTGTAACCTCTTTATTATTTTGCCAATTTCTATATATAGTCAATTGATCATATAGAAATACATCAGCTTTGCCCTGAACTACCTCTGTCACACATGCACTCTCATCTGGAAATGATCTTATCTGAGCATCTTTTAAATACTTTTGAGCATATAAAAAGCCTGTAGATCCTGTTTTTACAGCTATAACTGCACCACTCTTATTCAGATCTTCTACAGTTTTTACCTTTCCATCTCTATTTACTAACATTCCCAATAGAGAGTTAGCATATGGATTGGAAAAATCGACTATTCCTTTTCTCTCATCTGTTATTGTCATAGATGAGATAACCAAATCTAC
Encoded proteins:
- a CDS encoding TRAP transporter substrate-binding protein; translation: MKKLRSFLSFTLLVICALILTSCGKEENKRIIRISHNQAQDHPTNIGLMAFEEFIESKLGDKYDVQIFPNELLGSQVNTVELTQTGAIDFAVASNAILESFDNIYQIFNLPYLFDSPEHYHTVMDNKELIEPIFTSTEKSGFEAVTWLDAGTRNFYTVKKPIKTPADLKGLKIRVQQSASNIRMMDLFGGAATPMGFGEVYTALQQSVIDGAENNELALTSNKHGEVAKFYSYNMHQMVPDILIGNLKFLNSLSSQEREIFNEGFILISKVQRDAWEDSVEKAKIHAEKDMKVQFIYPDVALFKEKVIPLHQEILDATPKLKPIYEQIQKIGKQMKEDK
- a CDS encoding TRAP transporter small permease, with protein sequence MENLRNGLDKLILFICVVLFMFMTAVGTYQISVRYIFKDPSTISEELISYSFAWMSMFAASYVFGKRDHMRMVFFVEKFNKKTQLYIAILCEIVILLFAFGVLVCGGKAITELTMTQISPALRISMGYVYSVLPTCGIITSIYSILNIRDLFIRLKEEV
- a CDS encoding TRAP transporter large permease; the encoded protein is MVFTTALIMFVVLIVTLLLGFPIAISIGVSSILAILPSLVFDNTLVTGAQRIFSGISNFTLIAIPFFILAGNIMNQGGIAKKLVAFAQSLTGRIPGSLMQTNILANMMFGAISGSATAACAAMGGILLPMEEEEGYDKKLGATANIASAPTGLLIPPSNSLIVYSLVSGGTSVAALFMAGYIPGILWGLGCMILTLYLCKSKGMKGTNNFKLKVVVATFIDALPSLALIIIVIGGIIKGIFTPTEGSVVAVVYTLLLSMLFYRTITFKQLINIFSESAKMTGIIVFLIGVSTIMSWVMAFTGVPQAISDLILGLTSNKYLILLLMNLLLLFIGTFMDVTPAILIFTPIFLPIVKSFGMSPVHFGIIIVFNLCIGNITPPVGNTLFVGVKVGKLKIEDVMGQLIKYYGVIILVLMLVTYVPAISMYLPKLGGFIK
- a CDS encoding amino acid ABC transporter ATP-binding protein, with protein sequence MRIKLQNISKKFSDNNIILNGIDFEDDVKSLAIIGPSGGGKSTLLKIIAGLIEPTDGSVEIDGKVLNFNENELLEYRRSIGFIFQQEGLFKHMTVLENIVNPLVNVHGYELEEAKEIALKYLERFGLQNEINKRPAELSGGQKQRISIIRAITFKPRFLLFDEPTSALDPEYTVEVLDVIKELKSEGIDFIIVTHEMGFARHACDKVCFLYNGELLEYGESSKVFTNPATPELKRFLSKLLEWNV
- a CDS encoding amino acid ABC transporter permease, yielding MLRGVFFSTEKERDSLGKIIVNIVILIGVIGIGIYYSLKKIGLELDFSFVKQFQGRILDGFLLTFYISISSFVLSSLIGVIVFLFQRSNLIILRYFSLLYVKFIRGTPLIMQIYLFFYIIGTAWGIDNRFVAGVLILSIFEGAYIAEILRGSFESIDKNQIEIARAIGYTKKQTIKFVILPQLIVQTIPALTGQFASIIKDSSLLSIIAIIELTQTMREISSLNFKLFECYILLGVLYLVFTLPLSYISEKLERRFKYEN
- a CDS encoding transporter substrate-binding domain-containing protein — protein: MKKFLFSIFLVLIIATLFVGCSGEKNSKKDTLVVGMELAYPPFETKDQNGEATGISVDFIKEFGKYIGRDVKIENIAWDGLIPSLQTKKVDLVISSMTITDERKGIVDFSNPYANSLLGMLVNRDGKVKTVEDLNKSGAVIAVKTGSTGFLYAQKYLKDAQIRSFPDESACVTEVVQGKADVFLYDQLTIYRNWQNNKEVTEAIFIPFQEAEKWGVAFPKGNEELVIKMNEFIEKFYSDGGFERLSEKYLPEERKAFKELGFQWFFDLKNGENNA